The Falco peregrinus isolate bFalPer1 chromosome 1, bFalPer1.pri, whole genome shotgun sequence genome has a window encoding:
- the DUSP29 gene encoding dual specificity phosphatase 29 has product MDKMSSADLNAGKKNAYTAIKVDPEEDYCTPGAFELERLFWKGCPKYTHVNEVWPNLYIGDEKTALDRYSLEKAGFTHILNAAHGQRNVDTGPEYYHDMTVEYYGVEADDLPTFKLSQFFYSASKFIDNALQDERNKVLVHCAMGRSRSATLVLAYLMIYKNMTVVDAIEQVSRHRCILPNRGFLKQLRELDKALALQRRNTKNSLPSHDEENSTTI; this is encoded by the exons ATGGACAAGATGTCATCAGCAGATTTGAAcgctgggaagaaaaatgcatacaCAGCAATCAAAGTAGATCCTGAGGAGGATTACTGTACCCCAGGTGCATTTGAATTGGAGCGACTCTTCTGGAAAGGATGCCCAAAGTACACTCACGTCAATGAAGTCTGGCCCAACCTCTACATTGGAGATGA GAAAACTGCATTAGATCGCTACAGCCTTGAGAAGGCGGGCTTCACCCACATCCTCAACGCAGCCCATGGTCAGCGGAACGTGGACACAGGACCAGAATACTATCACGACATGACTGTGGAGTACTATGGAGTGGAAGCGGACGATCTCCCCACTTTCAAGCTCAGCCAGTTCTTTTACTCAGCTTCTAAATTCATTGATAATGCACTTCAGGATGAAAGAA ACAAGGTTCTGGTTCACTGTGCTATGGGCCGCAGCCGCTCAGCCACATTGGTCTTGGCTTACCTGATGATTTACAAGAACATGACAGTAGTGGATGCCATTGAGCAAGTATCAAGACATCGATGCATCTTGCCAAACCGGGGCTTCTTGAAGCAGCTCAGAGAACTGGACAAAGCGTTGGCACTGCAGAGGAGGAACACCAAAAACAGCCTACCATCTCATGACGAGGAGAACAGCACCACGATCTAG